A region from the Vicia villosa cultivar HV-30 ecotype Madison, WI linkage group LG3, Vvil1.0, whole genome shotgun sequence genome encodes:
- the LOC131662412 gene encoding imidazole glycerol phosphate synthase hisHF, chloroplastic isoform X2: MEAPPFAPSYSPSSLLLRRKTPFSATKFSPSPNLKTRTNFSIRASASSDSVVTLLDYGAGNVRSVRNAIKFLGFEIKDVQTPEDILNASRLIFPGVGAFAPAMEVLSKSRMGEALCSYIEKDRPFLGICLGLQLLFESSEENGTIKGLGLIPGTVGRFDSSKGFRVPHIGWNALKITKDSEILDDVGNHHVYFVHSYRAMPSDDNKEWVSSTCDYGDKFIASIRRGNVHAVQFHPEKSGDVGLSILRRFLYPNSNVAKTGEGKASKLAKRVIACLDVRANDNGDLVVTKGDQYDVRENTEENEVRNLGKPVELAEQYYKDGADEVSFLNITGFRDFPLGDLPMLQVLRYTSENVFVPLTVGGGIRDFTDSQGRHYSSLEVAAEYFRSGADKISIGSDAVYAAEEYLKTGVKTGKTSLEQISRVYGNQAVVVSIDPRRVYINDPKDVQFQTIRVSSPGPNGEEYAWYQCTVNGGREGRPIGAYELAKAVEELGAGEILLNCIDCDGQGKGFDVDLVKLISDAVNIPVIASSGAGVPDHFSEVFAKTNASAALAAGIFHRKEVPIQSVKEHLLKEGIEVRI; this comes from the exons ATGGAGGCGCCCCCATTTGCTCCTTCCTATTCCCCTTCTTCGCTCCTCCTTCGTCGCAAAACACCATTCTCGGCAACTAAATTCTCTCCCTCTCCCAATCTCAAAACCCGAACCAACTTCTCAATTCGTGCTTCCGCTTCTAGTGATTCTG ttgtgACTTTACTTGATTATGGTGCTGGCAATGTTCGAAGTGTTAGAAATGCTATCAAATTTCTTGGGTTTGAAATCAAAGAT GTTCAAACCCCGGAAGACATTTTGAATGCAAGTCGTTTAATCTTTCCGGGTGTAGGAGCTTTTGCACCTGCTATGGAGGTGTTAAGCAAATCTAG GATGGGCGAAGCACTATGTTCATATATTGAGAAGGATCGTCCATTTTTAGGCATTTGTCTTGGTCTTCAATTACTTTTTGAATCTAGCGAGGAGAATGGAACAA TAAAAGGTCTGGGCTTAATACCTGGAACTGTTGGGAGATTTGATTCATCTAAGGGTTTTAGAGTACCACATATTGGATGGAATGCTTTGAAAATCACAAAGGACTCGGAAATTTTGGACGATGTTGGAAACCACCATGTCTATTTTGTGCATTCTTACCGTGCCATGCCT TCAGATGATAACAAAGAGTGGGTATCCTCCACCTGCGACTATGGCGATAAATTTATAGCATCTATTAGAAGAGGAAATGTGCATGCAGTTCAGTTCCATCCAGAGAAGAGTGGAG ATGTTGGTCTTTCTATTTTGAGAAGATTCTTGTATCCGAATTCAAATGTGGCAAAG ACTGGTGAAGGCAAAGCTTCAAAACTTGCAAAAAGG GTGATTGCTTGTCTTGATGTGAGAGCAAATGATAATGGGGACCTTGTTGTAACCAAAGGAGACCAGTATGATGTAAGAGAAAATACAGAAGAGAATGAG GTCAGAAATCTCGGCAAGCCAGTTGAGCTTGCTGAACAGTACTATAAAGATGGAGCTGATGAG GTCAGCTTTCTAAACATCACTGGATTTCGCGACTTCCCTCTTGGTGATTTACCAATGTTGCAG GTATTGCGATACACATCAGAAAATGTTTTTGTACCCTTAACAGTTGGGGGTGGAATTAGAGACTTTACAGATTCACAAGGAAG GCACTATTCTAGTTTGGAAGTAGCTGCGGAATATTTTAGGTCCGGGGCTGACAAGATATCCATTGGAAGTGATGCAGTTTATGCCGCTGAAGAATATTTAAAAACTGGA GTAAAGACAGGAAAGACCAGCTTAGAGCAGATATCAAGAGTTTATGGGAATCAG GCAGTTGTTGTTAGTATTGATCCCCGAAGGGTTTACATAAACGATCCAAAAGACGTGCAATTCCAGACCATAAGGGTTTCAAGTCCAG GTCCAAACGGAGAAGAATACGCCTGGTATCAGTGTACA GTTAACGGGGGACGAGAGGGCCGGCCAATTGGTGCTTATGAACTAGCAAAGGCCGTCGAAGAGCTTGGTGCTGGAGAAATACTATTAAACTGCATCGACTGTGATG GTCAAGGGAAAGGATTTGATGTCGATTTAGTTAAGTTGATCTCAGATGCTGTAAACATCCCTGTGATTGCTAGTAGCGGCGCTGGCGTTCCTGACCACTTTTCCGAGGTGTTTGCTAAAACCAATGCTTCCGCCGCACTTGCTGCCGGCATTTTTCATAGAAAGGAG GTACCTATTCAATCAGTGAAAGAACATTTGTTGAAGGAAGGCATAGAAGTCCGAATCTGA
- the LOC131662412 gene encoding imidazole glycerol phosphate synthase hisHF, chloroplastic isoform X1: MEAPPFAPSYSPSSLLLRRKTPFSATKFSPSPNLKTRTNFSIRASASSDSVVTLLDYGAGNVRSVRNAIKFLGFEIKDVQTPEDILNASRLIFPGVGAFAPAMEVLSKSRMGEALCSYIEKDRPFLGICLGLQLLFESSEENGTIKGLGLIPGTVGRFDSSKGFRVPHIGWNALKITKDSEILDDVGNHHVYFVHSYRAMPSDDNKEWVSSTCDYGDKFIASIRRGNVHAVQFHPEKSGDVGLSILRRFLYPNSNVAKKTGEGKASKLAKRVIACLDVRANDNGDLVVTKGDQYDVRENTEENEVRNLGKPVELAEQYYKDGADEVSFLNITGFRDFPLGDLPMLQVLRYTSENVFVPLTVGGGIRDFTDSQGRHYSSLEVAAEYFRSGADKISIGSDAVYAAEEYLKTGVKTGKTSLEQISRVYGNQAVVVSIDPRRVYINDPKDVQFQTIRVSSPGPNGEEYAWYQCTVNGGREGRPIGAYELAKAVEELGAGEILLNCIDCDGQGKGFDVDLVKLISDAVNIPVIASSGAGVPDHFSEVFAKTNASAALAAGIFHRKEVPIQSVKEHLLKEGIEVRI, from the exons ATGGAGGCGCCCCCATTTGCTCCTTCCTATTCCCCTTCTTCGCTCCTCCTTCGTCGCAAAACACCATTCTCGGCAACTAAATTCTCTCCCTCTCCCAATCTCAAAACCCGAACCAACTTCTCAATTCGTGCTTCCGCTTCTAGTGATTCTG ttgtgACTTTACTTGATTATGGTGCTGGCAATGTTCGAAGTGTTAGAAATGCTATCAAATTTCTTGGGTTTGAAATCAAAGAT GTTCAAACCCCGGAAGACATTTTGAATGCAAGTCGTTTAATCTTTCCGGGTGTAGGAGCTTTTGCACCTGCTATGGAGGTGTTAAGCAAATCTAG GATGGGCGAAGCACTATGTTCATATATTGAGAAGGATCGTCCATTTTTAGGCATTTGTCTTGGTCTTCAATTACTTTTTGAATCTAGCGAGGAGAATGGAACAA TAAAAGGTCTGGGCTTAATACCTGGAACTGTTGGGAGATTTGATTCATCTAAGGGTTTTAGAGTACCACATATTGGATGGAATGCTTTGAAAATCACAAAGGACTCGGAAATTTTGGACGATGTTGGAAACCACCATGTCTATTTTGTGCATTCTTACCGTGCCATGCCT TCAGATGATAACAAAGAGTGGGTATCCTCCACCTGCGACTATGGCGATAAATTTATAGCATCTATTAGAAGAGGAAATGTGCATGCAGTTCAGTTCCATCCAGAGAAGAGTGGAG ATGTTGGTCTTTCTATTTTGAGAAGATTCTTGTATCCGAATTCAAATGTGGCAAAG AAGACTGGTGAAGGCAAAGCTTCAAAACTTGCAAAAAGG GTGATTGCTTGTCTTGATGTGAGAGCAAATGATAATGGGGACCTTGTTGTAACCAAAGGAGACCAGTATGATGTAAGAGAAAATACAGAAGAGAATGAG GTCAGAAATCTCGGCAAGCCAGTTGAGCTTGCTGAACAGTACTATAAAGATGGAGCTGATGAG GTCAGCTTTCTAAACATCACTGGATTTCGCGACTTCCCTCTTGGTGATTTACCAATGTTGCAG GTATTGCGATACACATCAGAAAATGTTTTTGTACCCTTAACAGTTGGGGGTGGAATTAGAGACTTTACAGATTCACAAGGAAG GCACTATTCTAGTTTGGAAGTAGCTGCGGAATATTTTAGGTCCGGGGCTGACAAGATATCCATTGGAAGTGATGCAGTTTATGCCGCTGAAGAATATTTAAAAACTGGA GTAAAGACAGGAAAGACCAGCTTAGAGCAGATATCAAGAGTTTATGGGAATCAG GCAGTTGTTGTTAGTATTGATCCCCGAAGGGTTTACATAAACGATCCAAAAGACGTGCAATTCCAGACCATAAGGGTTTCAAGTCCAG GTCCAAACGGAGAAGAATACGCCTGGTATCAGTGTACA GTTAACGGGGGACGAGAGGGCCGGCCAATTGGTGCTTATGAACTAGCAAAGGCCGTCGAAGAGCTTGGTGCTGGAGAAATACTATTAAACTGCATCGACTGTGATG GTCAAGGGAAAGGATTTGATGTCGATTTAGTTAAGTTGATCTCAGATGCTGTAAACATCCCTGTGATTGCTAGTAGCGGCGCTGGCGTTCCTGACCACTTTTCCGAGGTGTTTGCTAAAACCAATGCTTCCGCCGCACTTGCTGCCGGCATTTTTCATAGAAAGGAG GTACCTATTCAATCAGTGAAAGAACATTTGTTGAAGGAAGGCATAGAAGTCCGAATCTGA
- the LOC131658897 gene encoding uncharacterized protein LOC131658897 produces MGLCPNAKFHNFQLKLVLKLLPLKKNKGIPLKKTREVFTREEDILLMQSWLNVSKHPIVGVDQKAEGFWLRITDNYNQYRGQLREKLQGQLKCRWHRINDLVQKFVGCYKQAVNGKKSGRSEKDILANAHAFFLQDEGIAFNLKYVWRMLKDEPKWMGASTKNSSKRTKNSASGAHSSSYEYNSSSPMERPMGQQAAKRKSKAKEKSHVAFQVFAWKGQFCRGDHGKPTIMLEEVASQDLWIWHAFFGIAGSNNDINVLNQFNVFNDILEGHAPQGEKRKLFAQHQESARKDVERAFGVPQSRFAIIRGPTRAWHMETLKHTIYACIILHNMIVEDERHTYGGDFDYSYDNVDDTYSTTETINGPHPNLATRLQRRASLREKQVHRQLQGDLVEHIWERFGHENDEN; encoded by the exons ATGGGTTTATGTCCGAACGCCAAGTTCCACAATTTTCAACTCAAGTTGGTATTGAAATTACTACCGTTGAAAAAGAACAAAGGCATTCCGTTAAAAAAAACTCGAGAGGTATTCACGAGGGAAGAGGATATACTTCTTATGCAATCATGGCTTAATGTTTCAAAGCATCCTATTGTGGGAGTTGATCAAAAAGCCGAAGGTTTTTGGTTAAGAATCACCGATAACTATAATCAATATCGTGGGCAGTTGCGAGAAAAGCTACAAGGCCAATTAAAATGCCGATGGCATCGAATAAATGACCTTGTTCAAAAATTTGTTGGGTGTTACAAACAAGCTGTTAATGGTAAAAAAAGTGGTCGATCAGAAAAAGATATTTTGGCTAATGCACATGCTTTTTTTCTTCAAGATGAAGGAATAGCATTTAATCTTAAGTATGTGTGGCGTATGttaaaagatgaacctaaatGGATGGGAGCATCAACtaaaaattcttcaaaaagaacAAAGAATTCTGCTAGTGGGGCACACTCATCAAGTTATGAATATAACTCATCGTCACCAATGGAGCGTCCAATGGGGCAACAAGCGGCAAAAAGGAAAAGTAAGGCAAAGGAAAAG AGTCACGTGGCTTTCCAGGTAT TTGCATGGAAAGGACAATTTTGTCGAGGTGATCATGGTAAGCCCACAATCATGCTTGAAGAAGTGGCATCACAAGACTTATGGATTTGGCATGCATTTTTTGGTATTGCAGGTTCAAACAATGACATTAATGTGCTAAACCAATTCAATGTGTTTAACGATATTTTGGAAGGACATGC GCCGCAGGGAGAAAAGAGGAAACTATTTGCTCAACATCAAGAATCAGCTAGAAAGGATGTGGAGCGGGCATTTGGAGTGCCCCAATCTCGATTTGCAATTATACGTGGCCCAACGCGTGCCTGGCATATGGAAACCCTCAAGCATACCATATATGCTTGCATCATATTGCACAACATGATTGTTGAAGACGAACGACACACATATGGAGGTGATTTTGATTACTCTTATGATAATGTAGATGACACGTACTCAACAACTGAAACAATTAACGGTCCTCATCCGAATCTTGCAACAAGACTACAAAGAAGAGCAAGTCTTCGTGAAAAACAAGTTCATCGCCAACTTCAAGGAGATCTAGTCGAGCATATTTGGGAACGTTTTGGACATGAGAATGATGAAAATTAA